The Streptomyces sp. Je 1-332 genome has a window encoding:
- a CDS encoding septum formation initiator family protein, with protein sequence MAVKDRDRFSTATRLRLLGEQTAERVYRSQTKRQARRSRLTGRAALLALVLCSLVVALAYPIRQYVSQRAEIADQRKEQAERRGHVEKLRDEKARWRDDAYAEQRIRDRLHYVMPGETGFTVIDPEAAKKQRTDQGAAARPWYSNVWDGVDKADRPADG encoded by the coding sequence ATGGCCGTGAAGGACCGCGACCGGTTCTCCACCGCGACCAGACTGCGGCTGCTCGGCGAGCAGACCGCGGAGCGTGTCTACCGCTCGCAGACCAAGCGCCAGGCGCGCCGCTCCCGCCTCACGGGACGCGCCGCGCTCCTGGCGCTCGTGCTCTGCTCGCTGGTCGTCGCGCTCGCCTACCCGATAAGGCAGTACGTCTCCCAGCGCGCGGAGATCGCCGACCAGCGCAAGGAGCAGGCCGAGCGCCGCGGACACGTCGAGAAGCTGCGGGACGAGAAGGCCCGCTGGCGGGACGACGCGTACGCGGAGCAGCGCATCCGGGACCGGCTGCACTACGTGATGCCGGGCGAGACCGGCTTCACCGTGATCGACCCCGAGGCGGCGAAGAAGCAGCGCACCGACCAGGGGGCCGCCGCCAGGCCCTGGTACTCGAACGTCTGGGACGGCGTCGACAAGGCGGACCGCCCGGCCGACGGCTGA
- a CDS encoding transglycosylase family protein: MLSGNGRHRRPRQAPALIVAAGVAGSAIAIPLLGATSASAADTATWDKLAECESGASWSADAGNGYYGGLQLSQQTWEDYGGLDFAPSADQASRSQQIAVAEKVLDDQGPEAWPSCAPIAGLTQDGAAADVDPGAPITTIPSDPSDPSGSADSSDGSSESPESSKPSKPSDTKDSGDSSEPSTSPSGSADSSDSAEPSEKPAADDESRDKNHDEEGKADNSPESGHTDKSGPDDETSPAPTPSAGEGEGRHRGDSGDDKPSADAPREGSGRHASRGDERKKDGSEGTYTVRSGDNLWTIADEHDVQGGWAGLYAENEQSVGSDPDLILPGQSLDLGEK; this comes from the coding sequence ATGCTCTCCGGCAATGGTCGTCACCGACGCCCCCGCCAGGCCCCGGCCCTGATCGTCGCGGCAGGAGTCGCAGGATCGGCCATCGCCATCCCGCTGCTCGGCGCCACCAGCGCGAGCGCGGCGGACACCGCCACGTGGGACAAGCTCGCGGAGTGCGAGAGCGGCGCATCCTGGAGCGCGGACGCGGGCAACGGCTACTACGGAGGGCTCCAGCTCTCCCAGCAGACCTGGGAGGACTACGGCGGCCTCGACTTCGCGCCGAGCGCCGACCAGGCCAGCCGCTCGCAGCAGATAGCCGTCGCCGAGAAGGTCCTCGACGACCAGGGGCCCGAGGCCTGGCCGAGCTGCGCGCCGATCGCCGGCCTCACCCAGGACGGCGCGGCCGCCGACGTCGACCCGGGTGCCCCGATCACGACGATCCCCTCTGACCCCTCGGACCCCTCCGGCTCCGCGGACTCCTCTGACGGGTCGTCGGAATCGCCGGAGTCGTCGAAGCCGTCGAAGCCTTCGGACACGAAGGACTCCGGCGATTCGTCCGAGCCGAGTACGTCACCGAGCGGGTCGGCCGACTCCTCGGACAGCGCCGAGCCGTCCGAGAAGCCCGCCGCGGACGACGAATCGCGAGACAAGAATCACGACGAAGAGGGCAAGGCGGATAACTCGCCCGAGTCGGGACACACGGACAAGTCCGGCCCGGACGATGAGACTTCGCCCGCCCCCACCCCGTCCGCCGGTGAGGGCGAAGGCCGCCACCGCGGCGACAGCGGGGACGACAAGCCGTCCGCCGATGCCCCCCGCGAAGGTTCGGGCCGGCACGCCTCCCGTGGCGACGAGCGCAAGAAGGACGGCTCCGAGGGGACGTACACGGTCCGCTCCGGAGACAACCTCTGGACCATCGCCGACGAGCACGACGTGCAGGGCGGGTGGGCCGGTCTGTACGCCGAGAACGAGCAGTCGGTCGGCTCCGACCCGGATCTCATCCTGCCCGGTCAGAGCCTCGATTTGGGCGAAAAGTAG
- a CDS encoding NAD(P)/FAD-dependent oxidoreductase, producing the protein MSTTERPRILVVGGGYVGLYAARRILKKMRYGEATVTVVDPRSYMTYQPFLPEAAAGSISPRHVVVPLRRVLPKAEVLTGRVTTIDQDRKVATIAPLVGEAYELPFDYLVIAMGAVSRTFPIPGLAEQGIGMKGIEEAIGLRNHVLEQLDKADSTTDEDVRRKALTFVFVGGGFAGAETIGEVEDMARDAAKYYTNVKREDMRFVLVDVADKILPEVGPKLGQYGKEHLEGRGVEVYLKTGMDSCVDGHVVLNNGLEVDSSTIVWTAGVKPNPALARFGLPLGPRGHVDTQTSLQVQGTDYIWAAGDNAQVPDMAARKAGNENAWCPPNAQHALRQAKILGDNVISGMRGFPQKEYSHANKGAVAGLGLHKGVAMIVMGKMKIKLKGRLAWYMHRAYHGMAMPTFNRKIRVFADWTLAVFLKREVVSLGAMETPREEFYEAAKPAPKPAVKAEAPAVKAEEKAKAS; encoded by the coding sequence ATGAGCACCACGGAGCGTCCCAGGATCCTCGTAGTAGGCGGTGGGTACGTAGGCCTGTACGCAGCTCGGCGCATTCTCAAGAAGATGCGCTACGGAGAGGCGACCGTCACGGTCGTCGACCCCCGGTCGTACATGACCTACCAGCCCTTCCTCCCCGAAGCCGCCGCCGGCAGCATTTCGCCTCGGCACGTCGTCGTCCCGCTGCGACGCGTGCTGCCCAAGGCGGAAGTTCTGACCGGCCGGGTCACCACCATCGACCAGGACCGCAAGGTCGCCACGATCGCCCCCCTCGTGGGCGAGGCGTACGAGCTGCCTTTCGACTACCTGGTCATCGCGATGGGCGCGGTCTCCCGCACCTTCCCGATCCCCGGCCTCGCCGAGCAGGGCATCGGCATGAAGGGCATCGAGGAGGCCATCGGCCTGCGCAACCACGTCCTCGAGCAGCTGGACAAGGCTGACTCCACGACGGACGAGGACGTCCGCCGCAAGGCGCTGACCTTCGTCTTCGTCGGCGGTGGCTTCGCGGGTGCGGAGACCATCGGTGAGGTCGAGGACATGGCCCGCGACGCGGCCAAGTACTACACCAACGTGAAGCGCGAGGACATGCGCTTCGTGCTCGTCGACGTCGCGGACAAGATCCTTCCCGAGGTCGGCCCGAAGCTCGGCCAGTACGGCAAGGAGCACCTCGAGGGCCGCGGTGTCGAGGTCTACCTCAAGACCGGCATGGACTCCTGCGTGGACGGCCACGTGGTGCTCAACAACGGCCTCGAGGTCGACTCAAGCACCATCGTGTGGACGGCCGGCGTCAAGCCGAACCCGGCGCTCGCCCGCTTCGGTCTGCCGCTCGGCCCCCGTGGCCACGTGGACACCCAGACGTCCCTCCAGGTCCAGGGCACCGACTACATCTGGGCCGCGGGCGACAACGCCCAGGTGCCGGACATGGCGGCCCGCAAGGCCGGCAACGAGAACGCCTGGTGCCCGCCGAACGCCCAGCACGCGCTGCGTCAGGCCAAGATCCTCGGCGACAACGTGATCTCCGGCATGCGGGGCTTCCCGCAGAAGGAGTACAGCCACGCCAACAAGGGTGCGGTCGCCGGTCTCGGCCTGCACAAGGGCGTCGCGATGATCGTCATGGGCAAGATGAAGATCAAGCTCAAGGGCCGTCTCGCCTGGTACATGCACCGCGCGTACCACGGCATGGCGATGCCGACGTTCAACCGCAAGATCCGCGTCTTCGCGGACTGGACCCTCGCGGTCTTCCTCAAGCGTGAGGTCGTCTCGCTGGGCGCCATGGAGACGCCGCGCGAGGAGTTCTACGAGGCCGCCAAGCCCGCGCCGAAGCCCGCGGTCAAGGCCGAGGCCCCGGCCGTCAAGGCCGAGGAGAAGGCCAAGGCCTCCTGA
- the eno gene encoding phosphopyruvate hydratase: MPSIDVVVAREILDSRGNPTVEVEVGLDDGSTGRAAVPSGASTGAFEAIELRDGDPNRYQGKGVEKAVLAVIEQIGPELVGYDATEQRLIDQAMFDLDATDNKGSLGANAILGVSLAVAHAASEASDLPLFRYLGGPNAHLLPVPMMNILNGGSHADSNVDIQEFMIAPIGAESFSEALRWGTEVYHTLKKVLKDKGLSTGLGDEGGFAPNLDSNRAALDLILEAIKQAGYVPGEQIALALDVAASEFYKDGSYAFEGKSRSAAEMTEYYEELVSSYPLVSIEDPLFEDDWAGWNDITEKLGDKVQLVGDDLFVTNPERLARGIEEKSANALLVKVNQIGSLTETLDAVEMAQRSGFKCMMSHRSGETEDVTIADLAVATNCGQIKTGAPARSERVAKYNQLLRIEEILDDAAVYAGRSAFPRFKG, from the coding sequence GTGCCGTCCATCGACGTCGTCGTAGCCCGGGAAATCCTGGACTCCCGAGGCAACCCCACGGTCGAGGTCGAGGTCGGCCTCGACGACGGCAGCACGGGTCGTGCCGCCGTTCCGTCCGGTGCGTCCACCGGTGCTTTCGAGGCCATCGAACTCCGTGACGGTGACCCCAACCGTTACCAGGGCAAGGGCGTCGAGAAGGCCGTCCTCGCCGTCATCGAGCAGATCGGCCCGGAGCTCGTCGGGTACGACGCCACCGAGCAGCGCCTGATCGACCAGGCGATGTTCGACCTCGACGCCACCGACAACAAGGGCTCGCTCGGCGCCAACGCCATCCTCGGCGTCTCGCTCGCCGTCGCGCACGCCGCGTCGGAGGCCTCCGACCTGCCGCTCTTCCGCTACCTCGGCGGCCCGAACGCGCACCTGCTGCCCGTCCCGATGATGAACATCCTGAACGGCGGGTCGCACGCCGACTCGAACGTCGACATCCAGGAGTTCATGATCGCGCCGATCGGCGCCGAGTCGTTCTCCGAGGCCCTGCGCTGGGGCACCGAGGTCTACCACACGCTGAAGAAGGTCCTGAAGGACAAGGGACTTTCGACCGGTCTCGGCGACGAGGGCGGCTTCGCCCCGAACCTCGACTCGAACCGCGCCGCGCTCGACCTCATCCTCGAGGCCATCAAGCAGGCCGGTTACGTCCCCGGTGAGCAGATCGCGCTCGCGCTCGACGTCGCCGCGTCCGAGTTCTACAAGGACGGCTCGTACGCCTTCGAGGGCAAGTCCCGCTCGGCCGCCGAGATGACCGAGTACTACGAGGAGCTCGTCTCCTCGTACCCCCTCGTCTCCATCGAGGACCCGCTGTTCGAGGACGACTGGGCCGGCTGGAACGACATCACCGAGAAGCTCGGCGACAAGGTGCAGCTCGTCGGCGACGACCTGTTCGTCACCAACCCCGAGCGCCTGGCCCGTGGCATCGAGGAGAAGTCGGCCAACGCCCTCCTGGTGAAGGTCAACCAGATCGGCTCGCTGACCGAGACGCTCGACGCCGTCGAGATGGCCCAGCGCAGCGGCTTCAAGTGCATGATGTCGCACCGCTCCGGCGAGACCGAGGACGTCACCATCGCCGACCTCGCCGTCGCCACCAACTGCGGCCAGATCAAGACCGGCGCCCCGGCCCGCTCCGAGCGCGTCGCCAAGTACAACCAGCTCCTGCGCATCGAGGAGATCCTGGACGACGCGGCGGTCTACGCCGGCCGTTCGGCGTTCCCCCGCTTCAAGGGCTGA
- a CDS encoding nucleoside triphosphate pyrophosphohydrolase, which produces MNATTPQADAPGRVILLTTSHRVAPGLLSWPAWQALHGADEVLCADAGHPQLPYLREAGVRVEQASPTAQDLVDACAGDRTVIVIATADGDSALTDGLARLAGSGRVAMPDLELLPASYDLPGARLLDLVQVMDQIRVECPWSSQQTHKGLAKYAIEEAYELVEAIEEGDRDELREELGDVLLQVVFHARIAEEDDEAPFSVDDVAGTIVEKLIHRHPHVFGDDSADTPEDVKAHWLRTKAEEKQRSSVTEGIPLGQPGLALASKLASRVRTAGLEVPFPSGDGVGYELLALALHAEAEGVDPEAALRAAARAYRDAVLAAEGEAQGSTSPSGAGD; this is translated from the coding sequence GTGAACGCAACCACGCCTCAGGCCGACGCCCCCGGCCGCGTCATCCTCCTCACCACCAGCCACCGCGTGGCCCCCGGACTGCTCTCCTGGCCCGCGTGGCAGGCCCTGCACGGGGCCGACGAGGTCCTGTGCGCCGACGCCGGACACCCCCAGCTGCCGTATCTGCGCGAGGCGGGCGTGCGGGTGGAGCAGGCGTCGCCCACGGCCCAGGACTTGGTGGATGCCTGCGCCGGCGACCGCACGGTCATCGTCATCGCCACGGCCGATGGCGACAGCGCCCTGACGGACGGCCTGGCGAGGCTCGCGGGCTCGGGCCGCGTCGCGATGCCCGACCTTGAGCTGCTCCCGGCGTCGTACGACCTGCCGGGTGCGCGCCTCCTCGACCTGGTCCAGGTCATGGACCAGATCCGCGTCGAGTGCCCCTGGTCGTCCCAGCAGACGCACAAGGGCCTGGCGAAGTACGCGATCGAGGAGGCGTACGAACTGGTCGAGGCGATCGAGGAGGGGGACAGGGACGAGCTGCGGGAGGAGCTGGGCGACGTCCTGCTCCAGGTGGTCTTCCACGCGAGGATCGCCGAGGAGGACGACGAGGCCCCCTTCTCCGTGGACGACGTGGCGGGCACGATCGTGGAGAAGCTCATCCACCGCCACCCGCACGTGTTCGGCGACGACTCGGCGGACACCCCGGAGGACGTGAAGGCGCACTGGCTGCGCACGAAGGCCGAGGAGAAGCAGCGCTCATCGGTCACGGAGGGGATCCCCCTGGGCCAGCCGGGCCTGGCACTGGCGTCGAAGCTGGCCTCCCGGGTACGGACGGCGGGCCTTGAGGTCCCCTTCCCTTCCGGGGACGGCGTCGGTTACGAACTCCTCGCGCTCGCCCTGCACGCGGAGGCGGAGGGTGTGGACCCGGAGGCGGCCCTGAGAGCGGCGGCTCGGGCCTACCGGGACGCGGTCCTGGCGGCGGAGGGCGAGGCACAGGGGAGTACCAGCCCGTCCGGGGCAGGGGACTGA
- a CDS encoding DUF501 domain-containing protein produces METPPPTTPRTEPTDADVEAFKQQLGRPPRGLRAIAHRCPCGQPDVVETAPRLPDGTPFPTTYYLTCPRAASAIGTLEANGVMKEMSERLKTDPELAAAYRAAHEDYIARRDAIEVLEGFPSAGGMPDRVKCLHVLVGHSLAAGPGVNPLGDEAIAMLPEWWRKGACVSLAEGEPAGESA; encoded by the coding sequence ATGGAAACGCCCCCGCCGACCACCCCGCGCACCGAGCCCACCGACGCCGACGTCGAGGCCTTCAAGCAGCAGCTCGGCCGTCCGCCGCGCGGCCTGCGGGCCATCGCCCACCGCTGCCCGTGCGGGCAGCCGGACGTCGTCGAGACGGCGCCGCGCCTGCCGGACGGTACGCCGTTCCCGACGACGTACTACCTGACGTGCCCGAGGGCCGCGTCCGCGATCGGCACCCTTGAGGCCAACGGCGTCATGAAGGAGATGTCGGAGCGCCTGAAGACGGACCCCGAGCTGGCGGCCGCCTACCGCGCGGCGCACGAGGACTACATCGCGCGCCGTGACGCCATCGAGGTCCTTGAGGGCTTCCCCAGCGCGGGCGGCATGCCGGACCGCGTGAAGTGCCTGCACGTCCTGGTCGGCCACTCCCTGGCCGCGGGCCCCGGCGTGAACCCCCTGGGCGACGAGGCGATCGCGATGCTGCCGGAGTGGTGGCGCAAGGGGGCGTGCGTGTCCCTTGCGGAGGGTGAGCCCGCGGGGGAGAGCGCATGA
- a CDS encoding cytochrome P450 encodes MQDQPPAPAGDTPAACPAGAHTPVSEAQGPELFTWEFATDPYPAYAWLRENAPVRRTRLPSGVEAWLVTRYGDAKQALADARLSKNPAHHGEPSDAKSKTGIPGERSANLMTHLLNIDPPDHTRLRRLVSKAFTPRRVAEFAPRVQELTDQLIDQFVEKGEADLIHDFAFPLPIYAICDLLGVPREDQDDFRDWAGMMIRHGGGPRGGVARSVKKMRGYLAELIHRKRLEPGDDLISGLIRASDHGEHLTENEAAAMAFILLFAGFETTVNLIGNGTFALLTHPEQRERLQDSLKDGDIGLLETGLEELLRFDGPVELATWRFATEPLTIGGEDIAAGDPVLVVLAAADRDPERFAQPDTLDLSRRDNQHLGYGHGIHYCLGAPLARLEGQAALATLLRRLPDLRLAAEPGDLRWRGGLIMRGLRTLPVEFTPAQQSK; translated from the coding sequence ATGCAAGACCAGCCGCCGGCCCCCGCAGGGGACACCCCCGCAGCCTGCCCCGCAGGGGCGCACACCCCCGTGTCCGAGGCCCAGGGGCCAGAACTCTTCACATGGGAGTTCGCCACCGACCCCTACCCCGCCTACGCCTGGCTCCGTGAGAACGCGCCCGTGCGCAGGACCAGGCTGCCCAGTGGTGTGGAGGCCTGGCTGGTCACCCGATACGGGGATGCCAAGCAGGCGCTCGCCGACGCGCGGCTCAGCAAGAATCCCGCCCATCACGGCGAGCCCTCGGACGCGAAGAGCAAGACCGGCATCCCCGGCGAGCGCAGCGCCAACCTCATGACGCATCTGCTCAACATCGATCCGCCGGACCACACCCGCCTGCGCCGCCTCGTCTCCAAGGCCTTCACGCCCCGCCGCGTCGCCGAGTTCGCGCCGCGGGTGCAGGAGCTGACCGACCAGCTCATCGACCAGTTCGTGGAGAAGGGGGAAGCCGACCTCATCCACGACTTCGCCTTCCCGCTCCCCATCTACGCGATCTGCGACCTGCTCGGCGTGCCCCGCGAGGACCAGGACGACTTCCGCGACTGGGCGGGGATGATGATCCGCCACGGGGGAGGGCCGAGGGGCGGGGTGGCCCGCTCCGTGAAGAAGATGCGCGGCTATCTCGCCGAGCTGATCCACCGCAAGCGCCTCGAACCGGGCGACGACCTCATCTCCGGACTCATCCGCGCCTCCGACCACGGCGAGCACCTCACGGAGAACGAGGCCGCCGCGATGGCGTTCATCCTTCTCTTCGCCGGGTTCGAGACCACCGTCAACCTCATCGGGAACGGCACCTTCGCCCTCCTCACCCACCCCGAGCAGCGCGAGCGGCTTCAGGACTCCCTCAAGGACGGTGACATTGGGCTCCTGGAGACGGGGCTCGAGGAACTCCTCCGCTTCGACGGTCCCGTCGAGCTCGCCACGTGGCGGTTCGCCACCGAGCCGTTGACGATCGGCGGGGAGGACATCGCCGCCGGCGACCCCGTCCTGGTCGTCCTCGCCGCCGCCGACCGCGACCCTGAGCGATTCGCTCAGCCGGACACGCTGGACCTCTCCCGCCGCGACAACCAACACCTCGGCTACGGCCATGGCATTCATTACTGTCTCGGCGCGCCCCTCGCCAGGCTCGAGGGCCAGGCCGCGCTCGCGACGCTCCTGCGCCGCCTCCCTGACCTGCGCCTTGCGGCAGAACCTGGTGATTTGAGGTGGCGCGGCGGGCTCATCATGCGCGGACTGCGCACGCTGCCCGTGGAGTTCACACCCGCACAGCAGAGCAAATAA
- a CDS encoding Ppx/GppA phosphatase family protein → MTRVAAIDCGTNSIRLLVADADPLTGELVDLDRRMTIVRLGQGVDKTGRLAPEALERTFAACREYAEVIKSHGAERVRFVATSASRDAENRDDFVRGVLDILGVEPEVISGDQEAEFSFTGATKELTGSDHLAKPYLVVDIGGGSTEFVVGDDHVRAARSVDVGCVRLTERHIRTDPPAPAELAAVRADITAALDLAEETVPIREARTLVGLAGSVTTVSAIALGLDEYDSAAIHHSRVSYEQVSEIVGRLAGATHDERAAIPVMHPGRVDVIVPGALVLLSIMERTGAREVVVSEHDILDGIGWSIA, encoded by the coding sequence ATGACCCGCGTCGCCGCGATCGACTGCGGTACGAACTCCATCCGCCTCCTGGTGGCGGACGCCGACCCGCTGACCGGCGAACTGGTCGACCTGGACCGCCGGATGACGATCGTGCGCCTGGGCCAGGGCGTGGACAAGACGGGCCGGCTGGCCCCGGAGGCCCTGGAACGGACCTTCGCCGCGTGCCGCGAGTACGCCGAGGTCATCAAGTCGCACGGCGCCGAACGCGTCCGCTTCGTGGCGACCTCCGCCTCCCGCGACGCCGAGAACCGCGACGACTTCGTCCGCGGCGTCCTGGACATCCTCGGCGTCGAGCCGGAGGTCATCAGCGGTGACCAGGAGGCCGAGTTCTCCTTCACGGGCGCGACGAAGGAACTGACGGGCAGCGACCACCTCGCCAAGCCCTACCTCGTCGTCGACATCGGCGGTGGCTCCACGGAGTTCGTGGTCGGCGACGACCACGTCCGCGCCGCCCGCTCCGTCGACGTCGGCTGCGTACGCCTGACGGAGCGGCACATCCGCACCGACCCGCCCGCGCCCGCCGAACTGGCCGCCGTCCGCGCCGACATCACGGCCGCGCTCGACCTGGCCGAGGAGACGGTGCCGATCCGCGAGGCGCGCACCCTGGTCGGCCTCGCGGGCTCGGTGACGACGGTGTCCGCGATCGCGCTCGGCCTCGACGAGTACGACTCCGCGGCGATCCACCACTCCCGTGTCTCCTACGAGCAGGTGAGTGAGATCGTCGGCCGGCTGGCCGGGGCCACGCACGACGAGCGTGCCGCGATCCCGGTGATGCATCCGGGGCGCGTGGACGTCATCGTCCCGGGCGCTCTCGTACTCCTGTCGATCATGGAAAGGACCGGCGCGAGGGAGGTCGTCGTCAGCGAACACGACATCCTCGACGGCATCGGATGGTCCATCGCCTGA
- a CDS encoding N-acetyltransferase, whose product MDLKITTLAERPELAGPLWEMDDTWPEFIGNDPIAWSMIGRIVKDLPEYVLVATDEGGTVAAKAFSVPFALDADGRRELPDGGWDQVMLWAFSDLRHGRKPDTVSAIEITVAKEFLGHGVSGRMLAAMRENARARGHAQVVAPVRPNAKHLEPAELIDTYAQRKRDDGLPADPWLRVHVRAGGTIEKVAHASMTVSGSTAQWRAWTGLPFDTAGPVEVPGALVPVLCEPERGYAVYVEPNVWVRHLL is encoded by the coding sequence ATGGACCTCAAGATCACGACGCTGGCCGAGCGGCCCGAACTCGCCGGGCCTCTCTGGGAGATGGACGACACCTGGCCGGAGTTCATCGGGAACGATCCCATCGCGTGGTCGATGATCGGGCGGATCGTCAAGGACCTTCCCGAGTACGTCCTGGTCGCCACGGACGAGGGGGGCACGGTCGCGGCCAAGGCGTTCAGCGTGCCGTTCGCGCTGGACGCCGACGGGCGCAGGGAGCTGCCGGACGGCGGCTGGGACCAGGTCATGCTGTGGGCGTTCTCCGACCTGCGGCACGGCAGGAAGCCCGACACGGTGAGCGCGATCGAGATCACCGTGGCGAAGGAGTTCCTCGGGCACGGTGTCTCCGGGCGGATGCTCGCCGCGATGCGCGAGAACGCACGCGCGCGAGGCCACGCGCAGGTCGTGGCCCCGGTCCGCCCGAACGCCAAGCACCTCGAACCGGCCGAGCTGATCGACACGTACGCGCAGCGCAAGCGGGACGACGGGCTGCCGGCCGACCCGTGGCTGCGGGTGCACGTCCGGGCGGGCGGCACCATCGAGAAGGTGGCGCACGCGTCGATGACGGTGTCCGGTTCGACCGCGCAGTGGCGGGCGTGGACGGGCCTGCCGTTCGACACCGCCGGTCCCGTCGAGGTGCCGGGCGCGCTGGTGCCGGTGCTCTGCGAGCCGGAGCGCGGCTATGCGGTGTACGTGGAGCCGAACGTGTGGGTGCGGCACCTGCTGTGA
- a CDS encoding SurA N-terminal domain-containing protein yields MHRRRRTALVLSTAAIAAAPLLTACGAEAHPGAAAVVGNDRITVSQLEGRVNEVRAAQRAAIPDEQQYEQAIAKSGGLTRSTLHTMVLDKVLHQAAVDAGVDVSRRDIQRMRAGLEQQAGGKKQLEQGWLQQYSVAPSQLENSLRTEIEAQKLARKLGADMNAPKGQAVFWKELSKASKKLGVDLNPRYGTWDVEKSKRADSKTPWVREVSGGGAAGPEQA; encoded by the coding sequence TTGCACCGCCGCCGTCGCACCGCGCTCGTCCTCTCCACCGCCGCGATCGCCGCGGCCCCCCTCCTGACCGCCTGCGGTGCCGAAGCCCATCCGGGCGCCGCGGCCGTCGTGGGCAACGACCGGATCACGGTCTCGCAGCTGGAGGGCCGGGTGAACGAGGTGCGCGCCGCACAGCGCGCCGCGATCCCGGACGAGCAGCAGTACGAGCAGGCCATCGCCAAGTCCGGCGGCCTCACCCGCAGCACGCTGCACACGATGGTCCTCGACAAGGTGCTGCACCAGGCGGCGGTCGACGCCGGCGTCGACGTGTCGCGCCGCGACATCCAGCGGATGAGAGCGGGCCTCGAACAGCAGGCGGGCGGCAAGAAGCAGCTCGAACAAGGCTGGCTCCAGCAGTACAGCGTCGCCCCGTCCCAGCTGGAGAACAGCCTCCGCACGGAGATCGAGGCCCAGAAGCTCGCCAGGAAACTGGGCGCGGACATGAACGCGCCGAAGGGCCAGGCGGTCTTCTGGAAGGAACTCTCCAAGGCCTCCAAGAAGCTGGGCGTGGACCTGAACCCGCGCTACGGCACGTGGGACGTGGAGAAGAGCAAGCGCGCGGACTCCAAGACGCCGTGGGTGCGCGAGGTCTCCGGGGGCGGCGCGGCGGGCCCCGAGCAGGCGTAA
- a CDS encoding transglycosylase family protein has translation MLFSSKGKHRRASKATRVATLAGVTGVAVAAPLMAAGSASAATNSEWDAVAQCESGGNWSINTGNGYTGGLQFSSSTWSAYGGTKYAPTADKASKAQQIEIGEKVLAGQGKGAWPSCGVGLSSASNEGGGAQESASQQTQEQPKSQPTPQTEQPQQAAPKAEAPKTESKKTVETPTGETVKKGDGEYKVKKGDTLSKIAKAEDVKGGWHKVYKLNGDIIENADMIFPGQQLHLS, from the coding sequence ATGCTGTTTTCCAGCAAGGGCAAGCACCGCCGCGCGTCCAAGGCCACTCGCGTCGCCACGCTCGCCGGTGTCACCGGCGTCGCCGTCGCAGCCCCGCTGATGGCGGCCGGCTCGGCCTCCGCCGCGACCAACTCCGAGTGGGACGCCGTCGCCCAGTGCGAGTCCGGCGGCAACTGGTCCATCAACACCGGCAACGGCTACACGGGCGGCCTGCAGTTCTCGTCGTCCACCTGGTCCGCGTACGGCGGCACGAAGTACGCGCCCACCGCCGACAAGGCCTCCAAGGCCCAGCAGATCGAGATCGGCGAGAAGGTCCTCGCGGGCCAGGGCAAGGGTGCCTGGCCGAGCTGCGGCGTCGGCCTCTCCAGCGCCTCCAACGAGGGTGGCGGTGCGCAGGAGAGCGCCTCGCAGCAGACCCAGGAGCAGCCCAAGAGCCAGCCCACGCCGCAGACCGAGCAGCCGCAGCAGGCCGCTCCCAAGGCCGAGGCCCCGAAGACCGAGTCCAAGAAGACCGTCGAGACCCCGACCGGCGAGACGGTCAAGAAGGGCGACGGCGAGTACAAGGTCAAGAAGGGTGACACCCTCTCCAAGATCGCCAAGGCGGAGGACGTCAAGGGCGGCTGGCACAAGGTGTACAAGCTCAACGGCGACATCATCGAGAACGCCGACATGATCTTCCCGGGCCAGCAGCTGCACCTCAGCTAG